The nucleotide sequence CGTGTCTTGAAAGACAAGGTACCCAAAGAAGAAGATCGAGAAAACATCAAACGCGCACTGCGCTGGTGGGCAACGTTCGGCGGCATAGGAGCGCGTACTCGTCGGGGATGCGGAAGTCTCTATTGCGCTGTTCTTTCTTTTTCCAGAGAAGAAGCTGAAGAAGAAGCAGACAAAACAGGATGTGAATTGGTTATCCCCCAAGGAACTGAATATGCTTTTGAAAAAGCCACCGATGCTTGGAAACGCTCGATAATAATTCTACAGCAATTTCGTCAATTATTTAACGAGACAGGAAAATGGATCGGCGTAGGCAGAAGAATAAACGAGCAAAACAGGAAACAACCCGGAACCAGCCGCTGGCCTGAGGCAAATGCAATACGTGAAACAACAGGAAAGTCGTCAGATAAACATAGACCTCGTTCCACTCCTCCAATACTTTTCCCGCGTGCCATGTTCGGAATGCCACTCGGGTTTGCGTTTCTCAGCCGAAGTGACCGGGGAAAACCACCGGAAACGGAATTACTCCCGGTAAAAGGTGATCATGTTTTTGATCGTCTCGCTAGTCCTCTTATCCTCAAACCGATAGTATCTGGTGGCAGATTTAAACCAGCAGCTCTCCTGATGCCATGTTCCCATATTAAGGAGTTAGGTTTGAAGTTACGTTACAAAAAACAACTTATCGAAAAACAAGAGAAAAAAACGGCATCTAAACGAACATTTGGGCGTGGGATATGGTGGGATGAAAGCAAAGCAACACTCGTTGATCCAATCAAGGACTACGGCGGCACTGACGCCCTCACCGCCTTCATGAACTTCTTTGCCAGGGGAGGAAGATAATGAACGATCAGGAAACCTGGCTCATCAGCCTCTCCATCGGCCCGGTTCAGGACTTCATCTCCGCTGCCCTCCGTACTCGTGACCTCTGGTTCGGCTCTTACATGCTTTCGGAAGTGAGCAAGGCCGCTGCCATCACCATAAAAAAATACAGCCCGGATGCCATTGATCTCATTTTTCCAGCCGCAGAAAACAGCGACGAACTCAAACCAGATGAAGTCAATGTCGCTAACCGGATTGTGGCTGAAGTACAGGGAGGCGAAGAAGCGGTGAAGGGAGTCATCAACGCAGGGAAAGACGCTGCAAAGCAGAAACTCACCGACCTGATTGAGCAGGCCAAGAGCAAGGCGCCAATTTCTTTACGTGACGATATTTGGGAGATACAGGCCAAACCTGAAGACCTCCTTGAACTCTACGGTACAGCCGTACAGATCAGCGACAAGGGCTACCCGGAGGCCTGGAAACGCCTAAGCCAACTGAACTCGGCACGAAAAAACAGCCGGAATTTCAGTCAATCTGCGGAGAAACCCAATGATAAGCCTTTTTACGGCCTGCCCAAATCTTCCCTGGACGGACGGCGGGAAACGGTTCTGGAAAAAATAGACGACAAGGAAAAAGATAAACGCATTCGGCGCAGGCTGCGCATGGGTAAAGGAGAGCAGCTGGATGCGATGGGGCTGGTTAAGCGACTAGCTGGCAAAAACCCAGATCAGTTCACCCCCACCACCCGCATCGCTATTGATCCGTGGATACGGAAGATCAAGGAGGCTGAAAATGGACAGCTTGATCTGGAAAAAATCCAGGCTAAGCTAAAAACTCATGCAGATGCATTGTTACGTGCTGGCTTGATGACCCATGTGAAAGGCAATAAACGGAAAGACGAACTGGAGGGAATATATCAAGATGTACCCTTTGATGCGGGCTTGCTGTACCAAGGTGTACTTGATGAAGCCATCCGGAAAAGTAGGGAGGAAAAAAACTCCAACGAACTGGAAATTCTGAAAAAACTGCGCAATAAATTGGTTTCTATCTGGAAAAATCACGGTAAACCCTGCCCGTACTACGCCATGCTGCTTGCTGACGGCGACAACATGGGACGCCTGATTAAAGCTGCTCAAAGCGACACGCATCATAAAAAAATTTCGGAATGCCTGTCCGCCTTTGCTCAAGGCGTACCGGCTACCGCAAGAGATCATCAGGCCCACTGCATCTACGCTGGTGGCGATGATGTCCTGCTCATGGCACCACTGGATAAGGTGCTTGAACTTGCCGACGAGTTACGCAAAGCCTTTACGACAACATTACAAAGCATTGCCGCTGAGTTAAAAAAAGATGCCCCCACCTTCAGCGTCGGCATCGTCATCGCCCATATGCAGACACCCATTGGTCGGGTGCGCAGACTGGTTAAGCGGGCAGAGGCTTTGGCAAAAGGTTCAGACACAGATAATCCCCGCAATGCCCTGGCAATCATCGTTGCCCCCCGTTCCGGGGCAGACATGAGTTTCCGGGCCAAATGGGAAAGAGACCCGGCCCAAAAACAAGATGGTGATGAACTGAACGAGCAGAAAAGTCCGGTAGAAGAGCTAAATGAACTTGCCAAACTGTATCGGGATGACAAACTGCCCTCCGGCTTTGGTTATGAACTGCGCCAGATCAACCAGCTGGTGCATGATATGAAGGACCAAGAAAAAG is from Candidatus Electrothrix sp. GW3-4 and encodes:
- the cmr1 gene encoding type III-B CRISPR module RAMP protein Cmr1, yielding MRLRVPDKNPDEAQGILDSLKAGDKERKKEKWLSYKIEVITPIFGGGVEAGKPDTKMPVRASAIRGQLRYWWRFLATNRRIDPLSGEDLFKAERDIWGGMAEPGEDFSSKVRIRVENVTSHITPQPYNEGGAPYALFPAREQKKTHDPAKKLIWPKVTFDLKVRVLKDKVPKEEDRENIKRALRWWATFGGIGARTRRGCGSLYCAVLSFSREEAEEEADKTGCELVIPQGTEYAFEKATDAWKRSIIILQQFRQLFNETGKWIGVGRRINEQNRKQPGTSRWPEANAIRETTGKSSDKHRPRSTPPILFPRAMFGMPLGFAFLSRSDRGKPPETELLPVKGDHVFDRLASPLILKPIVSGGRFKPAALLMPCSHIKELGLKLRYKKQLIEKQEKKTASKRTFGRGIWWDESKATLVDPIKDYGGTDALTAFMNFFARGGR
- the cas10 gene encoding type III-B CRISPR-associated protein Cas10/Cmr2 — protein: MNDQETWLISLSIGPVQDFISAALRTRDLWFGSYMLSEVSKAAAITIKKYSPDAIDLIFPAAENSDELKPDEVNVANRIVAEVQGGEEAVKGVINAGKDAAKQKLTDLIEQAKSKAPISLRDDIWEIQAKPEDLLELYGTAVQISDKGYPEAWKRLSQLNSARKNSRNFSQSAEKPNDKPFYGLPKSSLDGRRETVLEKIDDKEKDKRIRRRLRMGKGEQLDAMGLVKRLAGKNPDQFTPTTRIAIDPWIRKIKEAENGQLDLEKIQAKLKTHADALLRAGLMTHVKGNKRKDELEGIYQDVPFDAGLLYQGVLDEAIRKSREEKNSNELEILKKLRNKLVSIWKNHGKPCPYYAMLLADGDNMGRLIKAAQSDTHHKKISECLSAFAQGVPATARDHQAHCIYAGGDDVLLMAPLDKVLELADELRKAFTTTLQSIAAELKKDAPTFSVGIVIAHMQTPIGRVRRLVKRAEALAKGSDTDNPRNALAIIVAPRSGADMSFRAKWERDPAQKQDGDELNEQKSPVEELNELAKLYRDDKLPSGFGYELRQINQLVHDMKDQEKAGEIAELEMRRILNRKNQGGGGEKVTDGTIKDVIAHAEQKMSVKDDKKLFDFEAVCNEHLIARWLGAHGEERG